From the Armatimonadota bacterium genome, one window contains:
- a CDS encoding acyloxyacyl hydrolase, whose product MRKVLYFVIAAAFCMRICPLHADPLRFDSMTRGQREITLLMGYGENHKIPDATKDRFSFDTVKLRYGIFTSPRTQLAANLSYGDLQGSSSDNSALWTTGSYRRYFLVRGQSALGYDFSIGIMHFKDSIAQQGTRTNFTEQLGLTFQHSTSSNSAFTIEYVFSHTSNAGIKLPNLGVNASMIALGYSWFR is encoded by the coding sequence ATGCGCAAGGTCTTATATTTCGTTATTGCTGCTGCTTTTTGTATGCGGATTTGCCCGCTGCATGCCGATCCGCTCAGGTTCGATTCGATGACAAGAGGCCAGCGCGAAATCACGCTGCTTATGGGCTATGGTGAAAACCACAAGATACCCGATGCTACAAAAGACCGCTTTTCGTTCGACACGGTAAAGCTCAGGTATGGTATCTTCACATCACCGAGGACTCAGCTTGCAGCAAATCTGAGTTATGGTGATCTGCAGGGAAGCAGTTCCGACAACTCGGCCTTATGGACGACGGGCAGTTACAGAAGATACTTTCTCGTAAGAGGTCAAAGTGCGCTCGGCTATGATTTCAGTATAGGCATAATGCACTTCAAAGACAGCATAGCGCAACAGGGTACCCGTACCAACTTCACCGAACAGCTTGGTCTGACTTTCCAACACTCCACAAGCTCCAACTCGGCATTCACAATCGAATATGTCTTCTCTCACACATCCAACGCCGGCATTAAACTCCCCAATTTAGGGGTCAACGCAAGCATGATCGCGCTTGGTTACTCGTGGTTTCGCTGA